The segment TCACCGGCGTCAGCCGCCACCTCGGCGGTCGGCTCGCGGCGTTGCTGGCCGCCGACCCCGCCATCGAGCGGGTCATCGGCGTGGACACCGTGCCGCCGCCGCGCGACCTCGGCCTGGGCCGGACCGAGTTCGTCCGGGCCGACATCCGCAACCCGCTGATCGCCAAGGTGATCGCCACCGCCAGGGTGGACACCGTCGTCCATCTCAACATCACCGCGCTGCCCCGGTCCGCCGGCGGCCGCGCGTCGATGAAGGAGATGAACGTCATCGGCACGATGCAGCTGCTGGCCGCGTGCCAGAAGTCGGCGTCGGTGGAGCGGCTGGTGGTGAAGTCCTCGACCGCCGTCTACGGCTCCTCCTCCCGCGACCCGGCGCTGTTCACCGAGGAGACCGAGCCCAAGTCGCTGCCCCGCGCCGGGTACGCCAAGGACGCCGTCGAGGTCGAGGGGTACGTCCGCGGCTTCGCCCGGCGCCGCCCCGACGTCTCCGTCGGCGTGCTCCGGTTCACCGACGTGATCGGCCCGGGCGCGGACAGCCTGCTGCTGCGCTACCTGCGGCTGCCGGTGGTGCCGACCGTGCTCGGCTTCGACCCCCGGGTGCAGCTGCTGCACGCCGACGACGCGCTGGAGGTGCTGCGCCGGGCCACGCTGGCCGGCCGGCCCGGCACCGTGAACGTCGGCGGCGAGGGCGTGCTGCTGCTGTCCCAGATGGTCCGCCGGGCCGGCCGGGTGCCGGTCCCGGTGCCGTCCTCCGCCGTGCAGGTCGCCGGCCGGGCCGTCCGCCGGGCCGGGCTGCTGGACTTCTCCCGCGAGCAGCTGGAGTTCCTCGAGTTCGGCCGGGTCGTGGACATCACCCGGCTGCGGACCGAGTTCGGCTACCGGCCCCGGTACGACACGGTCCGGGCGTTCGACGA is part of the Mycobacteriales bacterium genome and harbors:
- a CDS encoding NAD-dependent epimerase/dehydratase family protein — its product is MPPAVVLVTGVSRHLGGRLAALLAADPAIERVIGVDTVPPPRDLGLGRTEFVRADIRNPLIAKVIATARVDTVVHLNITALPRSAGGRASMKEMNVIGTMQLLAACQKSASVERLVVKSSTAVYGSSSRDPALFTEETEPKSLPRAGYAKDAVEVEGYVRGFARRRPDVSVGVLRFTDVIGPGADSLLLRYLRLPVVPTVLGFDPRVQLLHADDALEVLRRATLAGRPGTVNVGGEGVLLLSQMVRRAGRVPVPVPSSAVQVAGRAVRRAGLLDFSREQLEFLEFGRVVDITRLRTEFGYRPRYDTVRAFDDVIKHRGLTMRVQPAVVRRAESRILGAVRAAAAVRSAAAGAAAAGSRDG